From the Tripterygium wilfordii isolate XIE 37 chromosome 6, ASM1340144v1, whole genome shotgun sequence genome, one window contains:
- the LOC120000186 gene encoding chromatin modification-related protein EAF1 B-like, with the protein MDMSWDDHLTEESLFYAVPSGAMEAYRKSIVSHVMQCEKTGNSLQEEVETSMYHAVAEFGYYESAYDEDEGETKVHIICLDLLKVARHQNLLKRNEIA; encoded by the exons ATGGATATGTCATGGGATGACCATCTCACGGAA GAAAGCCTCTTCTATGCAGTTCCATCTGGTGCTATGGAAGCTTATAGAAAATCTATTGTTTCTCATGTGATGCAGTGTGAG AAAACTGGCAATAGCTTGCAAGAGGAAGTTGAGACATCTATGTATCATGCTGTAGCTG AATTTGGATATTATGAGAGTGCATATGATGAGGATGAAGGAGAGACAAAAGTGCATATTATTTGCCTGGACCTCTTGAAAGTAGCAAGGCATCAAAATCTGctcaaaagaaatgaaatagcATAA